The Neomonachus schauinslandi chromosome 11, ASM220157v2, whole genome shotgun sequence genomic sequence GTATGTGAGCACCTGCATGCAGGAgatcaggattcaaacccagtgcTGCCTGATGGCAAAGCTTCATGACTCAAGGTGCCTGGATTACCACCGTTTTAAGTGTGTAAGGATGCTCTCAGAAGCGTGAACTTGGATGTGTCTGCCCCTACCGCTTACCCAGAAGCCCCACGGTAAAGAACTTAAAGCTTTGCTGGGCCTTGGGGCACCTCCAGCCAGAggcccctcccgctccccccctacccccagccccaggcggGCTGAGAGGATGGTGGGAGTGGGCAAGCCTGAGCACACACCCAGGCTCACACCCAGGCAGGAGCCACGCCCTCTCCCTCCCATTAACTTCCCCAGAGTTGGGAGaggccacccctgccctgcccagggaCGCGTAGGGGCGAGAGCTGATTTGAGGATGGGAGCGTTCAGAGTGAGCATGTCCACTACCCCAGGGAGTTCACAGAAAATTCCTCAGGTTTTTTCCCAGTAAAGAGAAGGACACTTTTAAAAAGCTCAGTTTATGCAAATGCTCGTCATTCTGATGGTGGCTGGCTTGGCATCGCTAAATCCATGGCTTTGGTGAAAATAGCCTGCCCCTGAGGATAGGCTCCTGGTAGGGCTGGCACTCACAGAAGGCCCAGAGGTGCCTTCCCCAAGCGGCACCCCCAAGGTGGCTCGTGGGCTGATGTTGGGAACCTGGAGCACGAGCATTAAGCACACAGGCCCTGGAGTCAGACTGGTTGGGTTTggatcccagctccaccacctactagctgtgtgacattggggaaatgacttaccctctctgtgccttagttttttctcctctgtaaaatagggacagTGAGGAACCTTCCTCATAGGGTGCGGTGGGGACCTAATGAATCAATTCAGGTGAAGCGCTTCCAACCTGACACGGCAAGTGCTCTTCTGCTTGTTCTGATTTTTGGGCGAGGGGGCAGCGTGAGCAAGTCACTCACTTTCCAACTCTTGGGACTAGCGTCTGTCAGGTGTGGTGGTTGTGTGCATTCTTAAAAGCTAGTAACGGAGAATAGCTGATGTTCCTTGAGCCCTTAAGTGGCCAGGAGGGTGTGCCCACTGCAGGACCTCTGGCAAGTTCCTAACCTCTAAGTGCCTccacttcttcatctgtaatatagGGGGAACTTACCGGCCACCTCACTGGGAAGCTGGGAGGCTTCAGGATGTAAAGGGGGCAGAATCTGGTGCTCTCCTTGTCTCATCTGTTGTCGGGGTGGTCCTGGGAGATGGGGACTGcccccatttcttttattttttattttttaagattttatttatttgagagagaaagagcatgagcggggggagagggagaagcaagctccccttagagcagggagcccaatgaggggctcgatcccaagaccccgggatcatgacctgagatcccaggaccctgggatcatgacccgagctgaaggcagacacccaaacAACcaagccacctaggtacccctgCCCTAGTAGGGGTATCTTCATAGAGGAAGATACTGAGGCCCCAACAAGTTAGAAAAGGGCCCAAggtggggcatctggatggctcagttggttgggcgtctgcctttggctcaggttgtgatcccagggtcctgggattgagccctgcatctccttgggctccgtactcagcggggagtcagcttctccctctccttctgccccacccctccgTCCAGGAGCAtgcactcttcctctctctctctaataaataaatagaatcttaaaaaaaaaaaggggggggggcccAAGATCACAATGCAGGAATCTGGTTGAGGTGTggctcctgcctctgcccacacACCCCACGCTCCACAGAACTGGAAAGTGCTCTGTAGGTGGGCCTGTCCTTATCAAGCGTCTTTCTATTCCTGTCTTTTCCATCCTTATTTCTGATTTAGCTGCCTGTTCCCACTTCCACCTCACTCCTCAGAGGCTTGATGGTGTTCCTGCTTAGCCTCAGGCCTGGACTTTGGTGAAGCTCAGAACAACCAGGAGCTCTGACCACCCTCTTAGCCTAAGCCTTTCTGGATCCAGCACCCTCTTCCCTCCTGAGCTTTCTTAGCCACATCTCTGGAGCTGGGCCCCTTGGAGGCCCTGCAGCCCCCGAAAGTGACCCGCAGGGCTTTGCATAAGGTCCTTTGGGAGAGGATGAGACACTTTTATCCCCTGGCTTCAGAGCCTAAATCTTACTTCCTCCAAAATGCCTTCCCTGACAGATGGGCCTTGTCAGGGCCCCTGAGCACCTTCCCCTGCTCTTGTTTTCATACTGGCTTTCACGCTACTAGGTAGCTCTGGGTTTTTCTCCTGGGACTGGTTCTAGGTCTTTGTTGGTCtagattttgggggtggggttggcAGGAGTGGAGGGATGGCACAAGGTACACAGGTCAGACAGACTCAGAACACAGGAGAGGTGACCGTGAATGACAACCTGTCATTTACTTTCAGCTTTCAGAGCACTTTCACACTGTTTTATGTGACCTTTCCACGGCCACTGGTAGTAGGGGATAGATCTGTCCCCACACAGAGGTGAGCACACTGGCTCAGAGTTGAAGGGTGGTCTGGTAAGGGAAGAGGTGTAGCTCAGTGGTTGATCACTGGACTCTGGAGTCCAAGAAACCTCAAGAGACTTCCAACCTGAGAGCTTCATACTGTGTGACCATCGGCAAGTCTCCACCCTCTAAGCCTCTGtcttcttgtctgtaaaatggaggcagTGTTATGACTCACTTCTTAGGAGATTAGGAGCATAATGAGGGAATTCCCAGGGCTGGCACATAGCGCTCCCTAATCATTACCTTCAAAAGTCAACAGACCCTCCCGACTCTCTCCAAAGCAGGTGCTTTGGGAGGTCCAGACATGCTGCTGACAGGTCCTTGCTCTCCAGGGGCCCAAGGTCTCCCTAGGCCACAACAGTGAAACAAATGGGCGCCAGCAGATCACTAGCAAAGCTGGAGTTCAGCCCTGCCTAGGGCAGGAAATCTCATCCAGGTGATTGATTTCCTCCAAGGAGTGCCCTGAGGCCCCATGGTCTTGAGCTGATAACTATACTACTTACGTCCTTGTTTTATGGCAGGCTCAGAGGCAGAGGTCATTCAGCACATTAAGGGCCTGGCCCATTATTGGGGCTCAATTAAGATTTGTGGGATTAATGAGAAGTTAATTCGAATCTTCACAAAAGCCCCAGGAGCTTCCCTCGCTTTACATATGAAGGAACTGAACTGGGCTTCCGGGGTACTGTGCACACAGACATCAGCGGGCGAGGAGCTGGTGCCGAGGGCTTTGGCAAGGCTGGGGGCGCAGAGGAGTGGAGACTCATGTCGCCCCCGTCCCCTGTGCAGGCGCTGGGGCTGTGGAGACCCGGAGTCGCCACAGCTCGTACCCTGCGGGGACCGAGGAGGATGaaggggtggaggaggaagagctcAGCCCTTTCCGGGGGCGCTCGAGCTCAGCGCCCCCCAACCTCTGTGCTGCACTGCGCTATGGCCGCGAGCTCCGGAGGATGAGCGACGAGTTCCAGGGCTCCTTCAAGGTGAGCGCCGGTCCCAAAGCGTGTCGGGATCTGTAGTTCCGggaccccttcctctccctctggcctgaCCCTTCCTGCGTCCCAGGGCCTGCCGGTATCTGTAGTCCAGACCGTGCGTCAGAAGGCTAAAGCGCCTGAGTTCCCCAAATCCTCGGGGCGCGAGGCATGCTGGTATTTGTGCTCCCGGTCGGCCCCTTTCCGATACCCGGGTTCTTTGGCCTCAACTTCAGAATTACTTAGGTCTTGAATTGCCGTCCCGGCTTCGCGGCTAGGTCTCGGTCTCTGGGGCTTACAGGGTCTTAGGCGTTCTTTCCCCGCGTCCCTGGCACGGTACGTCTGGGATCGTTATAACCAGTCCCATTCCTAAGGGCCCAAGCGATGcttccaccttcctcccctcgGTACAGGGCATGCCGGGAGCTATGGTGTTTAGGTCCGCCGGCATCTCACTTAGCGGTGGGATTCCGGAGGTGGAGGGCTCCGACTCGGGCTGCCAGGACAAGCTAACTCATTTAAccctttcctcctcccaccccgAAGGGACTTCCTCGCCCGAAGAGCGCGGGCACAGCGACGCAGATGCGACAAAGCCCCAGCTGGACGCGCGTCATCCAGTCCTGGTGGGATCGGAACTTGGGGCGAGGAGCCTCCGCCCCCTCCCAATGACCAGTCCCACAGCCCGAAACTCTCCCCCCTTCCCGGCGCCGCCGGCGGCCATCTTGGGTGTGGGCGGAAGTCTTTTCCGCAGGCTTTATGCAAGAAAGAGGATCAGTTCTTTCCTTTTCGAAGGAGGCGATCTGACCC encodes the following:
- the BAD gene encoding bcl2-associated agonist of cell death isoform X1, with translation MFQIPEFEPSEQEDSSPALRGLGPSPTGDRPPGPGKHRQTAPGLLGEAGHQQGQPASSNHHGGAGAVETRSRHSSYPAGTEEDEGVEEEELSPFRGRSSSAPPNLCAALRYGRELRRMSDEFQGSFKGLPRPLPMTSPTARNSPPFPAPPAAILGVGGSLFRRLYARKRISSFLFEGGDLTQRPNSLPVCTRSTEGFGPVGSFEV
- the BAD gene encoding bcl2-associated agonist of cell death isoform X2, which gives rise to MFQIPEFEPSEQEDSSPALRGLGPSPTGDRPPGPGKHRQTAPGLLGEAGHQQGQPASSNHHGGAGAVETRSRHSSYPAGTEEDEGVEEEELSPFRGRSSSAPPNLCAALRYGRELRRMSDEFQGSFKGLPRPKSAGTATQMRQSPSWTRVIQSWWDRNLGRGASAPSQ